A section of the Oncorhynchus nerka isolate Pitt River linkage group LG3, Oner_Uvic_2.0, whole genome shotgun sequence genome encodes:
- the LOC115109843 gene encoding glycophorin-C-like isoform X5 translates to MTQPMPTSLSETADMITPVVCDVDDGYFDAILGAVIAAVVLVLLCLAVVVIRYMYRHKGTYHTNEAKGTEFAETADAALRGDPALQDAMDESKKEYFI, encoded by the exons GTCTGAGTGAAACAGCAGACATGATAACCCCTGTTG TTTGCGACGTGGATGATGGATACTTTGATGCCATACTAGGAG CTGTCATTGCTGCTGTGGTCCTGGTGCTTCTTTGCTTGGCAGTGGTAGTGATTCGCTACATGTACCGGCACAAAGGCACCTACCACACCAATGAGGCCAAGGGCACCGAGTTTGCCGAAACAGCGGATGCGGCACTTCGAGGCGACCCGGCTCTGCAGGATGCCATGGACGAGAGCAAGAAGGAGTACTTCATCTGA